In Xenopus tropicalis strain Nigerian chromosome 5, UCB_Xtro_10.0, whole genome shotgun sequence, one genomic interval encodes:
- the LOC101735025 gene encoding phosphatidylinositol polyphosphate 5-phosphatase type IV-like produces MNEKKDLPERLDDFLFPLGAESAQDLYVIGVQEGCPNRQEWQNRLQLTLGHRYVLLHSAAHGVLYLSLFIRRDLVWFCSEVECATVTTRFFPLIKTKGAVAASFTFFGTSFLFINAHFAAGDSKVKQRIQNYEKIIKDLQLPKNVPDTNPVYSDPDDATSRFDEVFWFGDFNFRLSKSRSEVDSILENLPENDMSSLLQYDQLSEEVTKGSIFKGFKEGEIHFRPTYRFNIGSDDYDTSKKQRTPSYTDRVMYKSRNQDDIHVLKYGSCSLMRQSDHKPVFGLFEVLIKPGSNNIP; encoded by the coding sequence atgaatgaaaaaaaggATCTTCCAGAGAGACTGGATGATTTCCTATTTCCATTGGGCGCCGAGTCTGCACAAGACCTGTATGTAATCGGAGTGCAAGAAGGCTGCCCCAACAGGCAAGAATGGCAAAACCGTCTGCAGCTGACACTGGGGCATCGTTATGTCTTGCTCCACTCAGCAGCTCACGGTGTCCTGTACCTGTCTCTGTTTATCAGGCGAGATCTCGTGTGGTTCTGCTCTGAGGTTGAATGTGCAACCGTCACTACGAGATTCTTCCCACTGATTAAGACCAAAGGGGCTGTGGCTGCTTCATTTACATTCTTTGGAACCTCATTCCTTTTTATCAATGCCCACTTTGCGGCAGGAGATTCCAAAGTAAAGCAAAGAATCcagaattatgagaaaataatcAAAGACCTGCAGCTcccaaaaaatgttcctgacacAAACCCCGTTTACTCTGATCCCGACGATGCGACGAGCCGGTTTGACGAAGTCTTCTGGTTTGGGGACTTCAATTTCCGCTTGAGCAAGAGTCGGAGTGAAGTTGATTCCATCCTAGAGAACCTTCCAGAGAATGACATGAGTTCCCTCCTGCAGTACGATCAGCTGTCAGAAGAGGTGACTAAAGGTTCTATATTCAAAGGATTTAAGGAAGGCGAAATCCATTTCCGCCCCACATATAGATTTAATATCGGATCCGATGACTATGACACCAGTAAGAAACAGAGGACGCCTTCCTACACTGATCGAGTGATGTACAAGAGCCGGAATCAGGATGATATCCATGTTCTGAAATATGGCTCTTGTTCACTTATGAGACAATCGGACCACAAACCTGTTTTTGGGCTATTTGAAGTATTGATAAAACCAGGGTCCAATAACATTCCTTAG